In Salmo trutta chromosome 28, fSalTru1.1, whole genome shotgun sequence, one DNA window encodes the following:
- the LOC115165386 gene encoding tumor necrosis factor receptor superfamily member 14-like, giving the protein MAQFESFIWTISVILVLVSIGCCIACGRAEYRIGDECCPMCSPGNHVHKHCTEFTSTSCVPCVDSTFLDEPNGLIKCKVCTNCDPGLGLKVKQSCTPSSDTVCGTLEGFYCLDPTKDGCRAAQRHSSCKPGQYISHTGTTSTDSVCADCPGKTYSDGSFTVCQPHTECKSLGLQELRPGTHLSNSECGPQSSQIETGFIIGVFVASVLIAPAIIIIIIIILRRIKSPTTVTFSPGTVNAVEASSDLEETPSNVVQ; this is encoded by the exons ATGGCACAGTTTGAAAGTTTTATATGGACT ATATCTGTTATATTGGTGCTTGTAAGCATTGGATGCTGTATTGCATGTGGTAGAGCTGAGTACAGAATAGGGGATGAATGTTGTCCCATGTGTTCACCAG GAAATCATGTACATAAGCATTGTACTGAATTTACCAGCACCAGCTGTGTGCCCTGTGTTGATTCTACATTCCTTGATGAGCCCAATGGTCTCATAAAATGCAAAGTGTGTACCAACTGTGATCCAG GTTTGGGTTTGAAGGTAAAGCAGTCATGTACACCTTCATCAGACACTGTCTGTGGGACACTGGAGGGGTTCTACTGTCTAGACCCAACTAAGGATGGTTGTAGAGCAGCCCAGAGACACAGCAGCTGTAAACCTGGTCAATACATCAGCCACACAG GAACAACATCTACAGATAGTGTGTGTGCTGACTGCCCTGGTAAAACCTATTCAGATGGATCATTTACAGTCTGCCAGCCACACACCGA GTGTAAATCCTTAGGTCTTCAAGAACTTAGACCAGGAACTCATTTGTCCAATTCTGAATGTGGACCACAATCCTCACAAATAGAAACTGGATTCATCATTGGTGTGTTTGTGGCATCAGTCCTAATAGCAcctgcaataataataataataattataattctaAGGAGGATAAAAAGTCCAACAACAGTGACTTTTTCTCCAGGGACAGTAAATGCTGTAGAG GCATCATCAGATTTAGAGGAAACACCAAGCAATGTAGTACAATGA